A window of Leptotrichia wadei contains these coding sequences:
- a CDS encoding ABC transporter substrate-binding protein, which produces MRKVSKILILCLILILIVSCGKSKDNKKIRIVLDWVPNTNHTGLYVAKDLGYFKEEGVDVEIVQPPEGSTTALIGAGGAEFGISFQDTLAKSFAKENPVPVTAVAAILQHNTSGIISLKEKGIDSPKKLEGKRYATWEDDIEQAILKKLVTDNGGDFSKVKLIPYTVTNVVTSLKTDIDAVWVYYAWDGIATEKAGLKTNFLKLRDYGKELDYYSPVIIANNDYLKANSEIAKKVLRAIKKGYEYAAKNPEESAKILVKNSPELDINLVTASQKWISKEYQADAKEWGIIDGNRWNGFYEWLYKNKAVKREIPKDFGYSNEYLK; this is translated from the coding sequence ATGAGAAAAGTATCAAAAATCTTAATTTTATGTTTAATCTTAATTCTTATTGTTTCGTGCGGGAAATCTAAAGATAATAAAAAAATAAGAATTGTGCTAGATTGGGTGCCAAATACTAATCATACAGGACTTTATGTGGCAAAAGACCTGGGATATTTTAAAGAGGAAGGAGTGGATGTGGAAATTGTGCAACCGCCTGAAGGGAGTACGACAGCACTTATCGGAGCTGGCGGGGCAGAATTTGGAATAAGTTTTCAGGATACGCTGGCAAAATCGTTTGCAAAGGAAAATCCTGTGCCGGTAACGGCTGTTGCAGCAATTCTTCAACATAATACATCTGGAATTATTTCATTGAAGGAAAAAGGGATAGATTCTCCAAAAAAATTGGAAGGTAAAAGATATGCCACTTGGGAAGATGATATTGAGCAGGCTATTTTGAAGAAATTGGTAACCGATAACGGCGGAGATTTTTCTAAAGTAAAATTAATTCCTTATACTGTAACAAACGTTGTTACTAGCTTGAAAACAGATATTGATGCTGTCTGGGTTTATTATGCCTGGGATGGAATTGCGACAGAAAAGGCAGGACTAAAGACAAACTTTTTAAAATTACGTGACTATGGAAAGGAACTTGATTATTACAGTCCAGTAATTATTGCAAATAACGATTACTTAAAAGCAAATTCTGAAATTGCGAAAAAAGTTTTGAGGGCAATAAAAAAGGGATATGAATATGCGGCAAAAAATCCTGAAGAATCAGCAAAAATCTTGGTAAAAAATTCTCCTGAACTGGATATAAATTTAGTAACGGCTAGTCAAAAATGGATTTCTAAAGAATATCAGGCGGATGCCAAGGAATGGGGAATAATTGATGGAAATCGATGGAATGGATTTTATGAATGGCTTTATAAAAATAAGGCTGTGAAACGTGAAATACCCAAGGATTTTGGGTATAGTAACGAGTATCTGAAATAG
- a CDS encoding ABC transporter permease, whose translation MKKFQNITDKIASSIIIAVLLMIWQILSMVNIIPKFMLPSPFEVVKAFVSDFPLLMKHTEVTLVEAFLGLGLGIILGFVVAVIMDRFEYAYKMIYPVLVITQTIPTVAIAPLLVLWMGYGILPKIMLILLTSFFPITIGLLDGFRSVDRDMLNLLKTMGATSFQNFIHLKLPSSLGYFFAGLRISVSYSIIGAVVAEWLGGYDGLGVYMTRVRKSYSFDKMFAVIFLISGISLLLMYFVKKIQRWCMTWEK comes from the coding sequence ATGAAAAAATTTCAAAATATAACAGATAAAATTGCATCAAGTATTATTATTGCTGTATTACTGATGATTTGGCAAATTTTGTCAATGGTGAATATTATTCCAAAATTTATGCTGCCATCGCCATTTGAAGTTGTAAAAGCGTTTGTTTCAGATTTCCCGTTGCTTATGAAGCATACAGAAGTTACTCTTGTTGAGGCATTTTTAGGACTTGGATTGGGAATAATTCTGGGATTTGTTGTGGCGGTTATTATGGATAGGTTTGAATATGCCTATAAAATGATTTATCCTGTTCTGGTTATAACGCAGACGATACCGACAGTTGCTATTGCACCGCTTTTAGTGCTCTGGATGGGATATGGAATATTGCCTAAAATTATGCTTATTTTACTGACTTCATTCTTTCCGATTACGATTGGGCTGCTGGATGGATTTCGCTCGGTTGACAGAGATATGTTAAATTTGCTGAAAACAATGGGGGCGACATCATTTCAGAATTTTATTCACTTGAAGCTGCCGAGTTCGCTTGGATATTTTTTTGCAGGTCTTAGAATTTCAGTTTCATATTCGATAATTGGGGCAGTTGTGGCTGAATGGCTGGGCGGATATGACGGGCTTGGAGTTTATATGACAAGAGTTAGAAAATCATATTCTTTTGACAAGATGTTTGCTGTGATTTTTTTGATTTCCGGGATAAGTTTGCTGCTTATGTATTTTGTAAAAAAAATTCAGAGATGGTGTATGACTTGGGAAAAATAA
- a CDS encoding thiamine-binding protein codes for MEKKEINASVAIQVLPNVVGSDEVVRVVDEVIEFIKSKGLKINVAPFETTIEGDFDELMEIVKECQVVAVKAGAEGVMSYVKINYKPKGDILKIDEKISKYNR; via the coding sequence ATGGAAAAAAAAGAAATCAATGCAAGTGTTGCAATTCAAGTGCTACCTAATGTTGTGGGAAGTGATGAAGTTGTAAGGGTTGTTGATGAAGTTATTGAATTTATTAAAAGTAAAGGGCTGAAAATAAATGTTGCTCCATTTGAGACGACGATAGAAGGGGATTTTGACGAGCTTATGGAAATTGTTAAGGAATGTCAAGTTGTGGCTGTGAAGGCAGGGGCTGAGGGTGTAATGTCGTATGTAAAAATAAATTATAAACCGAAAGGAGATATTTTAAAGATTGATGAAAAAATTTCAAAATATAACAGATAA
- a CDS encoding class I SAM-dependent methyltransferase, giving the protein MIRTDKEKFLEKIKENIDIQNLKGDGKIFSYVNRDYLAGDNKKYMNMYNKLSFWYDFGEKWIGLFRYGNTISEMRKNLMEHLEWRNGISVLYVSIGTGKDLNFIPQNVDLKSLDFTGIDISYGMLKKCHSIWKKRTNLTLVNCCAEDLPFKDNVFDIVFHVGGINFFTDKALAIKEMIRVSKPGSKIMIADETADFIKNQYKKSIFTKDYYKNTDFDLSEIQKCIPEGVKEKKTDFLWNNRFYCITFRK; this is encoded by the coding sequence ATGATAAGAACTGATAAGGAAAAATTTCTAGAAAAAATTAAAGAAAATATTGATATTCAAAATTTAAAAGGAGATGGAAAAATATTTTCATATGTAAACAGAGACTATCTCGCAGGAGATAATAAAAAATATATGAATATGTATAATAAATTATCATTCTGGTATGATTTTGGTGAAAAATGGATAGGATTGTTCAGATACGGGAATACGATTTCTGAAATGAGAAAAAATCTTATGGAACATCTGGAGTGGAGAAATGGCATTTCTGTTTTATATGTTTCTATCGGTACAGGAAAGGATTTAAATTTTATTCCACAGAATGTTGATTTAAAATCTTTAGATTTTACAGGTATAGACATTTCCTATGGAATGTTAAAAAAATGTCATTCCATCTGGAAAAAAAGAACAAATCTTACATTAGTAAATTGCTGTGCTGAAGATTTACCTTTTAAAGACAATGTTTTTGATATTGTTTTTCATGTGGGAGGAATTAATTTTTTTACTGATAAGGCTCTAGCTATAAAAGAAATGATTCGTGTATCAAAACCTGGATCAAAGATAATGATTGCGGATGAAACTGCAGATTTTATTAAAAATCAATATAAGAAAAGTATTTTTACAAAAGATTACTATAAAAATACAGATTTTGATTTAAGTGAAATCCAGAAATGTATACCTGAAGGTGTAAAAGAAAAGAAGACAGATTTTTTATGGAACAACAGATTTTATTGTATTACATTCAGAAAATAG
- a CDS encoding CPBP family intramembrane glutamic endopeptidase has product MKKIKNIPLFLCLTSFFYIIFKIINEKYIVYFENSKVYCITDTVIYLVSFFPVIFYLKKTMKENQYFFKRKNLRFNNLIFYLGIIVFVNFIMINVRIGYNNESKIIYNYESTTYYIITNIILSSLIAPILEEIIFRGILMNNLMKHGYKVAIIMNSVLFGFYHININAIGRVILAGIILSYITYRYSLKYSIKLHIILNIIANLGKYSYYNDYIMIAMGIFIVVLIIIFIIGLIRKKYKEIFSIFKLNSGDRKNIIKFVKDNALYLFVILVIVISNLLFNYKLF; this is encoded by the coding sequence ATGAAAAAAATTAAAAATATACCATTATTTTTATGCTTAACAAGTTTTTTTTATATCATATTTAAAATTATAAATGAAAAATATATTGTATATTTTGAGAATTCAAAAGTATATTGTATTACAGATACTGTAATATATCTGGTGTCATTTTTTCCAGTAATATTTTATTTAAAAAAGACTATGAAAGAAAATCAATATTTTTTTAAACGAAAGAATTTAAGGTTTAATAATCTTATATTTTACTTGGGTATAATAGTATTTGTAAACTTTATAATGATAAATGTCCGAATTGGTTATAATAATGAGAGCAAAATTATATATAATTATGAAAGTACAACTTATTATATAATTACTAATATTATATTAAGTTCTTTAATAGCTCCTATATTAGAAGAAATTATATTTCGTGGAATATTAATGAATAACTTAATGAAGCATGGATATAAAGTAGCTATAATAATGAATTCGGTTCTATTTGGATTTTATCATATTAATATAAATGCTATAGGGAGAGTAATTTTAGCAGGAATTATTCTTTCATATATTACTTATAGGTATTCGCTAAAATATTCTATAAAATTACATATAATTTTAAATATAATCGCAAATTTAGGAAAATATTCATATTATAATGATTATATAATGATAGCTATGGGAATCTTTATAGTTGTTCTTATTATAATTTTTATTATAGGTCTAATAAGAAAAAAATATAAAGAAATTTTTTCAATATTTAAATTAAATAGTGGAGATAGAAAAAATATTATTAAATTTGTAAAGGATAATGCATTGTATTTATTTGTAATACTTGTTATTGTCATTTCTAACTTGTTATTTAATTATAAATTATTTTAA
- a CDS encoding thioredoxin domain-containing protein — MTRALMIVDENNVVKYIEYVPEEGKEADVEKALKFLENNLMKK; from the coding sequence TTGACAAGAGCACTCATGATTGTTGATGAAAATAATGTTGTAAAGTATATTGAATATGTGCCGGAAGAAGGAAAAGAAGCTGATGTTGAGAAAGCATTGAAATTCTTGGAAAATAATTTGATGAAAAAGTAA
- the tpx gene encoding thiol peroxidase: protein MKKVILLGAIAAILIACENKSKVDNETGKAGQNAEYTQYLDTLKADNNLKITMGKVPITIVGKELKVGDKIKEVPLVVNTKLEEKNIFEDKNIKVIYTAPSLDTRVCSLQTKQLNEAAKTHTNVKFYSVTVDTPFAQERFCTANEINGLKAVSDFKYHQFGIQNGFFIKEKGLLTRALMIVDENNVVKYIEYVPEEGKEADVEKALKFLENNLIKK from the coding sequence ATGAAAAAGGTAATATTATTAGGAGCGATAGCCGCAATCTTAATTGCTTGTGAGAATAAATCAAAGGTGGATAATGAAACGGGAAAGGCAGGACAGAATGCAGAATATACACAATATTTGGATACTTTAAAAGCTGATAATAATTTAAAAATTACAATGGGAAAAGTTCCAATAACAATAGTTGGAAAAGAATTAAAAGTTGGCGATAAAATAAAAGAAGTACCTCTAGTAGTGAATACAAAACTGGAAGAAAAAAATATTTTTGAAGATAAAAATATAAAGGTAATTTACACAGCACCGTCACTTGACACCAGAGTCTGTTCGCTACAAACAAAACAGTTAAATGAAGCTGCTAAAACTCATACAAATGTGAAATTTTACTCTGTAACTGTTGATACTCCGTTTGCACAGGAAAGATTTTGTACTGCCAATGAAATTAATGGATTAAAAGCAGTTTCTGACTTTAAATATCATCAATTTGGTATTCAAAATGGATTTTTTATAAAGGAAAAAGGTCTTTTGACAAGAGCACTCATGATTGTTGATGAAAATAATGTTGTAAAGTATATTGAATATGTGCCGGAAGAAGGAAAAGAAGCTGATGTTGAGAAAGCATTGAAATTCTTGGAAAATAATCTGATAAAAAAGTAA